One Phaseolus vulgaris cultivar G19833 chromosome 11, P. vulgaris v2.0, whole genome shotgun sequence genomic window carries:
- the LOC137832343 gene encoding G-type lectin S-receptor-like serine/threonine-protein kinase At4g27290 isoform X4 has protein sequence MEKLLHANKMALLPAMFLSLNLLFFLSQISHATDTISKSQPLLNGSTLVSKDGTFELGFFTPGSSTNSYVGIWFKNIPVRTVVWVANRDNPSKHKSNMLSLNKEGNLVLLSQNRSVVWSTNATTMVLNPVVQLLDNGNLVIRDEKDNSNSEDSFVWQSFDHPCDTLLQGMKLGWNLKTGLNRYLRAWKSWDDPSSGDFTSGVKLGVNPELVIWKGSVEYYRSGPWNGIFSSGVFGFSPNPLFDYKHVQNEDEVYVRYTLKNSSVISIIVLNQTLYLRQRITWIPHTRTWSVYQSLPQDSCDVYNVCGAYGSCVINASPVCACLEGFKPKSPQDWNQMDWTQGCVHSEPLSCGVKNRDGFRKIAGMKMPDTSHSWINQSMTLEDCRVKCLENCSCTAYANLDTSGGGSGCSIWFGDLVDLRVSESGQDLYVRMATSDTDAKNNKHSKKLVSLVSITVSLVLLVLLALSYIFMTRKKCKENGIWTKEKDDGGQENLELPFFDLATISNATNNFSIDNKLGEGGFGPVYKGTMLDGQEIAVKRLSRSSGQGSKEFKNEVILCAKLQHRNLVKVLGCCIEAEEKMLLYEYMPNRSLDSFIFDSERDFGLAKMCGGDQVEGNTNRIVGTYGYMAPEYALDGLFSTKSDVFSFGVLLLETVTGKKNRAITCEENSDNLIGHAWRMWKKGIPEQVLDANIVDSSNISEVVRCIQIGLLCLQHHPEDRPNMTSVTVMLSSDSVLSLPKVPGFLIKNISIEAEQSCGRQESCSINDVTVSLLDAR, from the exons ATGGAGAAATTGCTGCATGCAAACAAAATGGCACTTCTTCCAGCTATGTTTCTTTCCCTAAACCTactattttttctctctcaaatttCCCATGCAACTGACACCATTTCTAAGTCCCAACCACTTCTTAATGGAAGCACCTTGGTCTCCAAAGATGGAACCTTCGAGTTGGGTTTCTTCACTCCCGGTAGTTCCACAAACAGCTACGTTGGAATCTGGTTCAAGAACATTCCAGTTAGAACCGTGGTTTGGGTTGCCAACCGTGACAACCCTTCAAAACATAAATCCAACATGTTGTCTCTAAACAAAGAGGGAAACCTCGTACTTCTCAGCCAAAACCGGTCTGTTGTTTGGTCGACAAATGCAACAACAATGGTTTTGAATCCCGTTGTGCAACTTTTAGACAATGGAAATTTAGTGATTAGAGATGAGAAGGATAACAGCAACAGTGAAGATAGTTTTGTGTGGCAGAGCTTTGACCATCCTTGTGATACACTCTTGCAAGGAATGAAGTTGGGGTGGAACCTTAAAACTGGTCTCAATAGGTATCTTAGAGCTTGGAAAAGTTGGGATGACCCTTCTTCCGGAGATTTTACTTCTGGTGTGAAGCTTGGGGTCAATCCTGAATTGGTAATATGGAAAGGCTCGGTTGAGTACTATCGTAGTGGTCCTTGGAATGGGATTTTTTCTAGTGGGGTATTTGGTTTCAGTCCAAATCCACTTTTTGATTATAAACATGTTCAGAATGAAGATGAAGTGTATGTTAGGTACACTCTGAAGAATAGCTCTGTGATTTCTATAATTGTTTTGAACCAAACCCTTTATCTTCGCCAACGCATTACATGGATTCCTCACACAAGAACTTGGAGTGTGTACCAATCCCTGCCACAGGACAGTTGTGATGTTTACAATGTTTGTGGTGCATATGGGAGTTGTGTGATTAACGCGTCCCCAGTGTGTGCATGCTTGGAGGGGTTCAAGCCAAAATCACCCCAAGATTGGAATCAAATGGATTGGACACAAGGGTGTGTGCATAGTGAACCATTGAGTTGTGGAGTCAAAAATAGAGATGGGTTTCGTAAAATTGCTGGGATGAAAATGCCGGATACCTCACATTCTTGGATAAATCAAAGTATGACACTTGAAGATTGCAGGGTCAAATGCTTGGAAAATTGTTCTTGCACTGCTTATGCGAACTTGGACACAAGTGGGGGAGGTAGTGGTTGCTCCATTTGGTTTGGTGATCTTGTTGATCTGAGAGTTTCAGAAAGTGGGCAAGATCTTTATGTTCGAATGGCAACTTCAGATACGG ATGCTAAAAATAATAAGCATTCAAAAAAGTTAGTCTCCTTGGTTTCAATCACAGTTTCTCTTGTCCTTCTGGTTCTATTGGCACTCTCCTACATTTTCATGACCAGAAAAAAGTGTAAAG AAAATGGAATATGGacaaaggagaaagatgatggaGGGCAAGAAAATTTGGAGCTTCCTTTCTTTGATCTTGCAACAATAAGTAATGCCACCAATAACTTCTCAATTGACAACAAGCTTGGTGAAGGTGGTTTTGGACCAGTATACAAG GGTACAATGCTAGATGGACAAGAGATTGCAGTTAAAAGGCTCTCAAGGAGTTCAGGACAAGGATCGAAAGAATTTAAGAATGAAGTTATATTGTGTGCCAAACTTCAACATCGGAATCTTGTCAAGGTTCTTGGTTGTTGCATTGAAGCAGAAGAAAAAATGTTACTCTATGAGTACATGCCAAATAGAAGTCTCGATTCATTTATTTTTG ATTCGGAACGAG ATTTTGGTTTGGCTAAAATGTGTGGAGGTGATCAAGTTGAAGGAAATACAAACAGAATTGTTGGAACATA TGGTTATATGGCACCAGAATATGCTCTAGATGGATTATTTTCTACAAAATCAGATGTTTTTAGCTTCGGTGTATTGCTGTTAGAAACAGTTACAGGAAAGAAAAATAGAGCAATTACATGTGAAGAGAATAGTGATAATCTCATTGGACAT GCATGGAGAATGTGGAAAAAGGGCATTCCAGAACAAGTGCTTGATGCTAATATAGTGGACTCAAGCAATATATCAGaagttgttcgctgcattcaaATTGGTCTTTTATGTTTACAACATCATCCTGAAGATAGACCAAACATGACATCAGTGACTGTAATGTTGAGCAGTGACAGTGTTTTATCTTTACCTAAGGTACCTGGCTTCTTGATAAAGAATATTTCAATTGAAGCCGAGCAATCTTGTGGTAGACAAGAGTCTTGTTCAATCAATGATGTAACTGTGTCATTATTAGATGCTAGATAG
- the LOC137832343 gene encoding G-type lectin S-receptor-like serine/threonine-protein kinase At4g27290 isoform X1, which translates to MEKLLHANKMALLPAMFLSLNLLFFLSQISHATDTISKSQPLLNGSTLVSKDGTFELGFFTPGSSTNSYVGIWFKNIPVRTVVWVANRDNPSKHKSNMLSLNKEGNLVLLSQNRSVVWSTNATTMVLNPVVQLLDNGNLVIRDEKDNSNSEDSFVWQSFDHPCDTLLQGMKLGWNLKTGLNRYLRAWKSWDDPSSGDFTSGVKLGVNPELVIWKGSVEYYRSGPWNGIFSSGVFGFSPNPLFDYKHVQNEDEVYVRYTLKNSSVISIIVLNQTLYLRQRITWIPHTRTWSVYQSLPQDSCDVYNVCGAYGSCVINASPVCACLEGFKPKSPQDWNQMDWTQGCVHSEPLSCGVKNRDGFRKIAGMKMPDTSHSWINQSMTLEDCRVKCLENCSCTAYANLDTSGGGSGCSIWFGDLVDLRVSESGQDLYVRMATSDTDAKNNKHSKKLVSLVSITVSLVLLVLLALSYIFMTRKKCKENGIWTKEKDDGGQENLELPFFDLATISNATNNFSIDNKLGEGGFGPVYKGTMLDGQEIAVKRLSRSSGQGSKEFKNEVILCAKLQHRNLVKVLGCCIEAEEKMLLYEYMPNRSLDSFIFGTLLDSERGKLLDWPMRFNILSAIARGLLYLHQDSRLRVIHRDLKASNILLDDNMNPKISDFGLAKMCGGDQVEGNTNRIVGTYGYMAPEYALDGLFSTKSDVFSFGVLLLETVTGKKNRAITCEENSDNLIGHAWRMWKKGIPEQVLDANIVDSSNISEVVRCIQIGLLCLQHHPEDRPNMTSVTVMLSSDSVLSLPKVPGFLIKNISIEAEQSCGRQESCSINDVTVSLLDAR; encoded by the exons ATGGAGAAATTGCTGCATGCAAACAAAATGGCACTTCTTCCAGCTATGTTTCTTTCCCTAAACCTactattttttctctctcaaatttCCCATGCAACTGACACCATTTCTAAGTCCCAACCACTTCTTAATGGAAGCACCTTGGTCTCCAAAGATGGAACCTTCGAGTTGGGTTTCTTCACTCCCGGTAGTTCCACAAACAGCTACGTTGGAATCTGGTTCAAGAACATTCCAGTTAGAACCGTGGTTTGGGTTGCCAACCGTGACAACCCTTCAAAACATAAATCCAACATGTTGTCTCTAAACAAAGAGGGAAACCTCGTACTTCTCAGCCAAAACCGGTCTGTTGTTTGGTCGACAAATGCAACAACAATGGTTTTGAATCCCGTTGTGCAACTTTTAGACAATGGAAATTTAGTGATTAGAGATGAGAAGGATAACAGCAACAGTGAAGATAGTTTTGTGTGGCAGAGCTTTGACCATCCTTGTGATACACTCTTGCAAGGAATGAAGTTGGGGTGGAACCTTAAAACTGGTCTCAATAGGTATCTTAGAGCTTGGAAAAGTTGGGATGACCCTTCTTCCGGAGATTTTACTTCTGGTGTGAAGCTTGGGGTCAATCCTGAATTGGTAATATGGAAAGGCTCGGTTGAGTACTATCGTAGTGGTCCTTGGAATGGGATTTTTTCTAGTGGGGTATTTGGTTTCAGTCCAAATCCACTTTTTGATTATAAACATGTTCAGAATGAAGATGAAGTGTATGTTAGGTACACTCTGAAGAATAGCTCTGTGATTTCTATAATTGTTTTGAACCAAACCCTTTATCTTCGCCAACGCATTACATGGATTCCTCACACAAGAACTTGGAGTGTGTACCAATCCCTGCCACAGGACAGTTGTGATGTTTACAATGTTTGTGGTGCATATGGGAGTTGTGTGATTAACGCGTCCCCAGTGTGTGCATGCTTGGAGGGGTTCAAGCCAAAATCACCCCAAGATTGGAATCAAATGGATTGGACACAAGGGTGTGTGCATAGTGAACCATTGAGTTGTGGAGTCAAAAATAGAGATGGGTTTCGTAAAATTGCTGGGATGAAAATGCCGGATACCTCACATTCTTGGATAAATCAAAGTATGACACTTGAAGATTGCAGGGTCAAATGCTTGGAAAATTGTTCTTGCACTGCTTATGCGAACTTGGACACAAGTGGGGGAGGTAGTGGTTGCTCCATTTGGTTTGGTGATCTTGTTGATCTGAGAGTTTCAGAAAGTGGGCAAGATCTTTATGTTCGAATGGCAACTTCAGATACGG ATGCTAAAAATAATAAGCATTCAAAAAAGTTAGTCTCCTTGGTTTCAATCACAGTTTCTCTTGTCCTTCTGGTTCTATTGGCACTCTCCTACATTTTCATGACCAGAAAAAAGTGTAAAG AAAATGGAATATGGacaaaggagaaagatgatggaGGGCAAGAAAATTTGGAGCTTCCTTTCTTTGATCTTGCAACAATAAGTAATGCCACCAATAACTTCTCAATTGACAACAAGCTTGGTGAAGGTGGTTTTGGACCAGTATACAAG GGTACAATGCTAGATGGACAAGAGATTGCAGTTAAAAGGCTCTCAAGGAGTTCAGGACAAGGATCGAAAGAATTTAAGAATGAAGTTATATTGTGTGCCAAACTTCAACATCGGAATCTTGTCAAGGTTCTTGGTTGTTGCATTGAAGCAGAAGAAAAAATGTTACTCTATGAGTACATGCCAAATAGAAGTCTCGATTCATTTATTTTTG GAACTTTGCTAGATTCGGAACGAGGTAAACTTCTAGATTGGCCTATGCGCTTTAACATCCTGTCTGCAATTGCACGAGGACTTCTCTATCTTCACCAAGATTCTAGATTAAGAGTCATACATAGAGATTTGAAAGCAAGCAATATTTTATTGGATGATAACATGAATCCAAAAATTTCAGATTTTGGTTTGGCTAAAATGTGTGGAGGTGATCAAGTTGAAGGAAATACAAACAGAATTGTTGGAACATA TGGTTATATGGCACCAGAATATGCTCTAGATGGATTATTTTCTACAAAATCAGATGTTTTTAGCTTCGGTGTATTGCTGTTAGAAACAGTTACAGGAAAGAAAAATAGAGCAATTACATGTGAAGAGAATAGTGATAATCTCATTGGACAT GCATGGAGAATGTGGAAAAAGGGCATTCCAGAACAAGTGCTTGATGCTAATATAGTGGACTCAAGCAATATATCAGaagttgttcgctgcattcaaATTGGTCTTTTATGTTTACAACATCATCCTGAAGATAGACCAAACATGACATCAGTGACTGTAATGTTGAGCAGTGACAGTGTTTTATCTTTACCTAAGGTACCTGGCTTCTTGATAAAGAATATTTCAATTGAAGCCGAGCAATCTTGTGGTAGACAAGAGTCTTGTTCAATCAATGATGTAACTGTGTCATTATTAGATGCTAGATAG
- the LOC137832343 gene encoding G-type lectin S-receptor-like serine/threonine-protein kinase At4g27290 isoform X3, with translation MEKLLHANKMALLPAMFLSLNLLFFLSQISHATDTISKSQPLLNGSTLVSKDGTFELGFFTPGSSTNSYVGIWFKNIPVRTVVWVANRDNPSKHKSNMLSLNKEGNLVLLSQNRSVVWSTNATTMVLNPVVQLLDNGNLVIRDEKDNSNSEDSFVWQSFDHPCDTLLQGMKLGWNLKTGLNRYLRAWKSWDDPSSGDFTSGVKLGVNPELVIWKGSVEYYRSGPWNGIFSSGVFGFSPNPLFDYKHVQNEDEVYVRYTLKNSSVISIIVLNQTLYLRQRITWIPHTRTWSVYQSLPQDSCDVYNVCGAYGSCVINASPVCACLEGFKPKSPQDWNQMDWTQGCVHSEPLSCGVKNRDGFRKIAGMKMPDTSHSWINQSMTLEDCRVKCLENCSCTAYANLDTSGGGSGCSIWFGDLVDLRVSESGQDLYVRMATSDTDAKNNKHSKKLVSLVSITVSLVLLVLLALSYIFMTRKKCKENGIWTKEKDDGGQENLELPFFDLATISNATNNFSIDNKLGEGGFGPVYKGTMLDGQEIAVKRLSRSSGQGSKEFKNEVILCAKLQHRNLVKVLGCCIEAEEKMLLYEYMPNRSLDSFIFGTLLDSERDFGLAKMCGGDQVEGNTNRIVGTYGYMAPEYALDGLFSTKSDVFSFGVLLLETVTGKKNRAITCEENSDNLIGHAWRMWKKGIPEQVLDANIVDSSNISEVVRCIQIGLLCLQHHPEDRPNMTSVTVMLSSDSVLSLPKVPGFLIKNISIEAEQSCGRQESCSINDVTVSLLDAR, from the exons ATGGAGAAATTGCTGCATGCAAACAAAATGGCACTTCTTCCAGCTATGTTTCTTTCCCTAAACCTactattttttctctctcaaatttCCCATGCAACTGACACCATTTCTAAGTCCCAACCACTTCTTAATGGAAGCACCTTGGTCTCCAAAGATGGAACCTTCGAGTTGGGTTTCTTCACTCCCGGTAGTTCCACAAACAGCTACGTTGGAATCTGGTTCAAGAACATTCCAGTTAGAACCGTGGTTTGGGTTGCCAACCGTGACAACCCTTCAAAACATAAATCCAACATGTTGTCTCTAAACAAAGAGGGAAACCTCGTACTTCTCAGCCAAAACCGGTCTGTTGTTTGGTCGACAAATGCAACAACAATGGTTTTGAATCCCGTTGTGCAACTTTTAGACAATGGAAATTTAGTGATTAGAGATGAGAAGGATAACAGCAACAGTGAAGATAGTTTTGTGTGGCAGAGCTTTGACCATCCTTGTGATACACTCTTGCAAGGAATGAAGTTGGGGTGGAACCTTAAAACTGGTCTCAATAGGTATCTTAGAGCTTGGAAAAGTTGGGATGACCCTTCTTCCGGAGATTTTACTTCTGGTGTGAAGCTTGGGGTCAATCCTGAATTGGTAATATGGAAAGGCTCGGTTGAGTACTATCGTAGTGGTCCTTGGAATGGGATTTTTTCTAGTGGGGTATTTGGTTTCAGTCCAAATCCACTTTTTGATTATAAACATGTTCAGAATGAAGATGAAGTGTATGTTAGGTACACTCTGAAGAATAGCTCTGTGATTTCTATAATTGTTTTGAACCAAACCCTTTATCTTCGCCAACGCATTACATGGATTCCTCACACAAGAACTTGGAGTGTGTACCAATCCCTGCCACAGGACAGTTGTGATGTTTACAATGTTTGTGGTGCATATGGGAGTTGTGTGATTAACGCGTCCCCAGTGTGTGCATGCTTGGAGGGGTTCAAGCCAAAATCACCCCAAGATTGGAATCAAATGGATTGGACACAAGGGTGTGTGCATAGTGAACCATTGAGTTGTGGAGTCAAAAATAGAGATGGGTTTCGTAAAATTGCTGGGATGAAAATGCCGGATACCTCACATTCTTGGATAAATCAAAGTATGACACTTGAAGATTGCAGGGTCAAATGCTTGGAAAATTGTTCTTGCACTGCTTATGCGAACTTGGACACAAGTGGGGGAGGTAGTGGTTGCTCCATTTGGTTTGGTGATCTTGTTGATCTGAGAGTTTCAGAAAGTGGGCAAGATCTTTATGTTCGAATGGCAACTTCAGATACGG ATGCTAAAAATAATAAGCATTCAAAAAAGTTAGTCTCCTTGGTTTCAATCACAGTTTCTCTTGTCCTTCTGGTTCTATTGGCACTCTCCTACATTTTCATGACCAGAAAAAAGTGTAAAG AAAATGGAATATGGacaaaggagaaagatgatggaGGGCAAGAAAATTTGGAGCTTCCTTTCTTTGATCTTGCAACAATAAGTAATGCCACCAATAACTTCTCAATTGACAACAAGCTTGGTGAAGGTGGTTTTGGACCAGTATACAAG GGTACAATGCTAGATGGACAAGAGATTGCAGTTAAAAGGCTCTCAAGGAGTTCAGGACAAGGATCGAAAGAATTTAAGAATGAAGTTATATTGTGTGCCAAACTTCAACATCGGAATCTTGTCAAGGTTCTTGGTTGTTGCATTGAAGCAGAAGAAAAAATGTTACTCTATGAGTACATGCCAAATAGAAGTCTCGATTCATTTATTTTTG GAACTTTGCTAGATTCGGAACGAG ATTTTGGTTTGGCTAAAATGTGTGGAGGTGATCAAGTTGAAGGAAATACAAACAGAATTGTTGGAACATA TGGTTATATGGCACCAGAATATGCTCTAGATGGATTATTTTCTACAAAATCAGATGTTTTTAGCTTCGGTGTATTGCTGTTAGAAACAGTTACAGGAAAGAAAAATAGAGCAATTACATGTGAAGAGAATAGTGATAATCTCATTGGACAT GCATGGAGAATGTGGAAAAAGGGCATTCCAGAACAAGTGCTTGATGCTAATATAGTGGACTCAAGCAATATATCAGaagttgttcgctgcattcaaATTGGTCTTTTATGTTTACAACATCATCCTGAAGATAGACCAAACATGACATCAGTGACTGTAATGTTGAGCAGTGACAGTGTTTTATCTTTACCTAAGGTACCTGGCTTCTTGATAAAGAATATTTCAATTGAAGCCGAGCAATCTTGTGGTAGACAAGAGTCTTGTTCAATCAATGATGTAACTGTGTCATTATTAGATGCTAGATAG
- the LOC137832343 gene encoding G-type lectin S-receptor-like serine/threonine-protein kinase At4g27290 isoform X2 — protein sequence MEKLLHANKMALLPAMFLSLNLLFFLSQISHATDTISKSQPLLNGSTLVSKDGTFELGFFTPGSSTNSYVGIWFKNIPVRTVVWVANRDNPSKHKSNMLSLNKEGNLVLLSQNRSVVWSTNATTMVLNPVVQLLDNGNLVIRDEKDNSNSEDSFVWQSFDHPCDTLLQGMKLGWNLKTGLNRYLRAWKSWDDPSSGDFTSGVKLGVNPELVIWKGSVEYYRSGPWNGIFSSGVFGFSPNPLFDYKHVQNEDEVYVRYTLKNSSVISIIVLNQTLYLRQRITWIPHTRTWSVYQSLPQDSCDVYNVCGAYGSCVINASPVCACLEGFKPKSPQDWNQMDWTQGCVHSEPLSCGVKNRDGFRKIAGMKMPDTSHSWINQSMTLEDCRVKCLENCSCTAYANLDTSGGGSGCSIWFGDLVDLRVSESGQDLYVRMATSDTDAKNNKHSKKLVSLVSITVSLVLLVLLALSYIFMTRKKCKENGIWTKEKDDGGQENLELPFFDLATISNATNNFSIDNKLGEGGFGPVYKGTMLDGQEIAVKRLSRSSGQGSKEFKNEVILCAKLQHRNLVKVLGCCIEAEEKMLLYEYMPNRSLDSFIFDSERGKLLDWPMRFNILSAIARGLLYLHQDSRLRVIHRDLKASNILLDDNMNPKISDFGLAKMCGGDQVEGNTNRIVGTYGYMAPEYALDGLFSTKSDVFSFGVLLLETVTGKKNRAITCEENSDNLIGHAWRMWKKGIPEQVLDANIVDSSNISEVVRCIQIGLLCLQHHPEDRPNMTSVTVMLSSDSVLSLPKVPGFLIKNISIEAEQSCGRQESCSINDVTVSLLDAR from the exons ATGGAGAAATTGCTGCATGCAAACAAAATGGCACTTCTTCCAGCTATGTTTCTTTCCCTAAACCTactattttttctctctcaaatttCCCATGCAACTGACACCATTTCTAAGTCCCAACCACTTCTTAATGGAAGCACCTTGGTCTCCAAAGATGGAACCTTCGAGTTGGGTTTCTTCACTCCCGGTAGTTCCACAAACAGCTACGTTGGAATCTGGTTCAAGAACATTCCAGTTAGAACCGTGGTTTGGGTTGCCAACCGTGACAACCCTTCAAAACATAAATCCAACATGTTGTCTCTAAACAAAGAGGGAAACCTCGTACTTCTCAGCCAAAACCGGTCTGTTGTTTGGTCGACAAATGCAACAACAATGGTTTTGAATCCCGTTGTGCAACTTTTAGACAATGGAAATTTAGTGATTAGAGATGAGAAGGATAACAGCAACAGTGAAGATAGTTTTGTGTGGCAGAGCTTTGACCATCCTTGTGATACACTCTTGCAAGGAATGAAGTTGGGGTGGAACCTTAAAACTGGTCTCAATAGGTATCTTAGAGCTTGGAAAAGTTGGGATGACCCTTCTTCCGGAGATTTTACTTCTGGTGTGAAGCTTGGGGTCAATCCTGAATTGGTAATATGGAAAGGCTCGGTTGAGTACTATCGTAGTGGTCCTTGGAATGGGATTTTTTCTAGTGGGGTATTTGGTTTCAGTCCAAATCCACTTTTTGATTATAAACATGTTCAGAATGAAGATGAAGTGTATGTTAGGTACACTCTGAAGAATAGCTCTGTGATTTCTATAATTGTTTTGAACCAAACCCTTTATCTTCGCCAACGCATTACATGGATTCCTCACACAAGAACTTGGAGTGTGTACCAATCCCTGCCACAGGACAGTTGTGATGTTTACAATGTTTGTGGTGCATATGGGAGTTGTGTGATTAACGCGTCCCCAGTGTGTGCATGCTTGGAGGGGTTCAAGCCAAAATCACCCCAAGATTGGAATCAAATGGATTGGACACAAGGGTGTGTGCATAGTGAACCATTGAGTTGTGGAGTCAAAAATAGAGATGGGTTTCGTAAAATTGCTGGGATGAAAATGCCGGATACCTCACATTCTTGGATAAATCAAAGTATGACACTTGAAGATTGCAGGGTCAAATGCTTGGAAAATTGTTCTTGCACTGCTTATGCGAACTTGGACACAAGTGGGGGAGGTAGTGGTTGCTCCATTTGGTTTGGTGATCTTGTTGATCTGAGAGTTTCAGAAAGTGGGCAAGATCTTTATGTTCGAATGGCAACTTCAGATACGG ATGCTAAAAATAATAAGCATTCAAAAAAGTTAGTCTCCTTGGTTTCAATCACAGTTTCTCTTGTCCTTCTGGTTCTATTGGCACTCTCCTACATTTTCATGACCAGAAAAAAGTGTAAAG AAAATGGAATATGGacaaaggagaaagatgatggaGGGCAAGAAAATTTGGAGCTTCCTTTCTTTGATCTTGCAACAATAAGTAATGCCACCAATAACTTCTCAATTGACAACAAGCTTGGTGAAGGTGGTTTTGGACCAGTATACAAG GGTACAATGCTAGATGGACAAGAGATTGCAGTTAAAAGGCTCTCAAGGAGTTCAGGACAAGGATCGAAAGAATTTAAGAATGAAGTTATATTGTGTGCCAAACTTCAACATCGGAATCTTGTCAAGGTTCTTGGTTGTTGCATTGAAGCAGAAGAAAAAATGTTACTCTATGAGTACATGCCAAATAGAAGTCTCGATTCATTTATTTTTG ATTCGGAACGAGGTAAACTTCTAGATTGGCCTATGCGCTTTAACATCCTGTCTGCAATTGCACGAGGACTTCTCTATCTTCACCAAGATTCTAGATTAAGAGTCATACATAGAGATTTGAAAGCAAGCAATATTTTATTGGATGATAACATGAATCCAAAAATTTCAGATTTTGGTTTGGCTAAAATGTGTGGAGGTGATCAAGTTGAAGGAAATACAAACAGAATTGTTGGAACATA TGGTTATATGGCACCAGAATATGCTCTAGATGGATTATTTTCTACAAAATCAGATGTTTTTAGCTTCGGTGTATTGCTGTTAGAAACAGTTACAGGAAAGAAAAATAGAGCAATTACATGTGAAGAGAATAGTGATAATCTCATTGGACAT GCATGGAGAATGTGGAAAAAGGGCATTCCAGAACAAGTGCTTGATGCTAATATAGTGGACTCAAGCAATATATCAGaagttgttcgctgcattcaaATTGGTCTTTTATGTTTACAACATCATCCTGAAGATAGACCAAACATGACATCAGTGACTGTAATGTTGAGCAGTGACAGTGTTTTATCTTTACCTAAGGTACCTGGCTTCTTGATAAAGAATATTTCAATTGAAGCCGAGCAATCTTGTGGTAGACAAGAGTCTTGTTCAATCAATGATGTAACTGTGTCATTATTAGATGCTAGATAG